Proteins encoded in a region of the Flavobacteriales bacterium genome:
- a CDS encoding PKD domain-containing protein, which produces MKGIFITFLIVLLSLSAAIAQGTSCSTTLLNEPFDTSVIVGVNGAVLYGTGGSNHNASMIMSGAYFGWFNIQSGITNVDIYDRQVTGVSVGCEVSASMWIRESYGGTNVTLSLEDNYGTVLDDITLTLNGVYQQITLTGIATSPTIHYVIHFNSVGGNGMDIATEDLVITQTCMGEADIVAQTPQCLLGNSFLFDGTNSTADAGIATYLWDFGDGNNGAGANPTHNYAASGSYNVTLRVTDINGCQDESSILVDVKETPVVDFTVLNPLGCAPINTEFSNNSSGIDSGAICTWDFGDGNTYSGCGAANHVYQDDGCYDVTLSINSNGCSSSLTHVDLVCAEDQPIASFTYNPSTLFIEDPSVTFLNQSQNATNYSWSFGDGGASISENPSHVYSTMKSGHYTTVLYAYNDIGCVDSAFQVVKVQGYQAYYIPNSFTPDGDQYNQYFQPVFTSGYDPDSFHMAIFNRWGELMFESYNVAVGWDGTCKSGSFVENGVYIWKIEIKDAFTNEKCELYGHVNVLK; this is translated from the coding sequence TTGAAAGGTATTTTTATCACATTTTTAATTGTTTTACTCTCTCTGTCTGCTGCAATTGCACAAGGAACAAGTTGTTCAACAACTTTGTTGAATGAGCCATTCGATACTTCTGTAATCGTTGGAGTTAATGGAGCTGTTTTATATGGGACCGGAGGGAGTAACCATAATGCAAGTATGATCATGAGCGGTGCCTATTTTGGATGGTTTAATATTCAAAGTGGTATTACCAATGTTGATATCTATGACAGACAAGTTACAGGTGTCTCGGTTGGTTGCGAAGTGAGTGCCAGTATGTGGATTAGGGAATCTTATGGAGGAACAAATGTAACTTTGAGCCTGGAAGACAATTATGGAACTGTCCTAGACGATATTACTTTAACGCTAAATGGCGTTTATCAGCAAATAACCTTGACAGGAATAGCCACATCGCCAACTATTCATTATGTGATTCATTTCAACAGCGTTGGAGGAAACGGAATGGATATTGCCACAGAAGATTTAGTGATTACTCAAACATGTATGGGGGAGGCTGATATAGTGGCTCAAACTCCGCAGTGTCTTCTTGGGAATAGTTTTTTGTTTGATGGTACTAACTCGACTGCAGATGCAGGAATCGCGACTTATTTGTGGGATTTTGGAGATGGAAATAATGGGGCTGGGGCTAATCCCACTCACAATTATGCAGCTAGTGGAAGCTACAATGTCACTTTAAGAGTTACCGATATTAATGGATGTCAAGATGAGTCTTCAATTCTTGTGGATGTAAAAGAAACTCCGGTGGTAGATTTTACTGTTTTGAATCCTTTAGGATGTGCTCCAATTAATACAGAATTCAGTAATAATTCATCAGGCATTGACTCAGGCGCGATTTGTACTTGGGATTTTGGAGATGGAAACACCTATAGTGGATGCGGGGCGGCAAATCACGTTTATCAGGACGATGGTTGTTATGACGTGACATTGTCTATCAACAGTAATGGTTGTAGCTCATCATTAACTCATGTAGATCTAGTTTGTGCTGAAGATCAACCAATCGCAAGCTTTACCTACAATCCAAGTACGTTATTTATTGAAGATCCATCAGTTACTTTTTTAAATCAGTCGCAAAATGCTACAAATTACAGTTGGTCTTTTGGAGATGGTGGGGCGTCGATAAGTGAAAATCCTAGTCATGTTTATTCAACAATGAAGTCTGGACATTATACAACAGTTTTATATGCCTACAATGATATAGGTTGTGTTGACTCTGCTTTTCAAGTAGTGAAAGTTCAGGGTTATCAAGCATATTATATTCCTAATTCATTCACACCAGACGGAGATCAGTACAATCAGTATTTTCAACCGGTATTTACAAGTGGATATGATCCTGACAGCTTTCATATGGCAATATTCAATCGCTGGGGTGAGCTCATGTTTGAGTCTTACAATGTTGCCGTTGGATGGGATGGAACTTGCAAGTCAGGTAGTTTTGTAGAAAATGGAGTTTACATCTGGAAAATTGAAATTAAAGATGCTTTTACAAATGAAAAGTGTGAACTTTACGGTCACGTCAATGTATTGAAGTAA
- a CDS encoding SpoIIE family protein phosphatase yields MKLIFLITITLFFGINNFSYAQYSNLDSLRIELEKADTDSAALQNLYWINRYYREHDSIDEALSISYEMLKLAEQSKDQKKITWSKRVVAHNMNLQGSKEEALQYILDYINSLSSDDTADIALLYQDIGHRYTREENFSEALKYYFKSAHYYNLLGDDLWITKNIATTYSELNDEKNASKYNLIYIEKAKADSNYHALANGYLAEGYYHLMLINHETSYKYSQKAKDVYLNILKDPENRGLGVVYGNIADVYIYYYKNAPDSIKIVNPLFNGVKDIKKAMLDTAEYYIDKSYAIASKNNKNLFYIFYGYGDLYYYQGKVKRSEKEFLKCYRISKENEGMTFDRKKVSEQLYKVYKKLGDEKKALKFYEEFVALRDTLFNQDKQRDVGKQEAKFEYEKQKAQEEAQRAKQKAIEDARAEQERAVAKEKEKNQQIITYSIALGLILISIFSALIYRRLKIARAQQIVIEKQKKTIEKNRNEMLESIEYSKNIQQRIFPTIEEIQALLPNSFVYFRPKDVVSGDFYWAHQKGDKTFFSVADCTGHGVPGAFMTLISLNLINAIILEDGVDSTATILERLHIRLKERLSVSEEDQVKHGLDIAMCAYNHKTKELEYSGLHNPLYIINSDNELREIKGDNLFLGISNNFQVTSHKIEIQSGDSVYMSTDGFPDQKGGEKGKKYYYSRLRNSLRVVDAMPVDNRRGVLNQKFEDWKGDKEQIDDVCIMGISFE; encoded by the coding sequence ATGAAATTGATTTTTTTGATTACGATAACCCTATTTTTCGGAATTAATAATTTTAGTTATGCTCAATACTCAAATTTAGATTCTTTAAGGATAGAACTAGAAAAAGCAGATACAGACTCCGCAGCATTACAAAACCTGTATTGGATAAATAGATATTACAGGGAGCATGATAGTATAGACGAGGCGCTTAGTATTAGTTATGAGATGCTAAAGTTAGCCGAACAATCAAAGGATCAAAAGAAGATTACTTGGAGTAAGAGGGTTGTTGCTCATAATATGAATTTACAAGGAAGTAAAGAGGAAGCTCTTCAATATATATTAGACTATATCAACTCATTATCATCCGATGATACAGCTGATATAGCGTTGTTGTACCAAGATATAGGCCATCGCTATACGAGAGAAGAAAATTTTTCTGAAGCATTAAAGTATTATTTTAAATCAGCACATTATTATAATTTATTAGGTGATGATTTGTGGATAACCAAAAATATTGCAACTACTTATTCTGAATTAAATGACGAAAAAAATGCATCAAAATATAATTTAATCTACATAGAAAAAGCAAAAGCAGATAGTAATTATCATGCTTTAGCTAATGGCTATTTGGCTGAGGGATATTATCATTTAATGTTAATAAACCATGAGACTTCCTACAAGTATTCTCAAAAAGCAAAAGATGTCTACTTAAATATTTTGAAAGATCCAGAAAATAGAGGGTTAGGAGTGGTATATGGTAATATTGCTGATGTATATATTTACTATTATAAAAATGCTCCCGATAGTATTAAGATCGTAAATCCTTTATTTAATGGGGTTAAAGATATCAAAAAGGCCATGCTAGATACTGCCGAATACTATATTGATAAATCTTATGCTATAGCCTCTAAAAACAATAAAAACTTATTTTATATTTTTTACGGCTATGGTGATTTATATTATTATCAAGGTAAAGTTAAGCGATCTGAAAAGGAGTTTTTAAAATGTTATCGTATATCAAAAGAAAATGAGGGGATGACTTTTGATAGAAAAAAAGTTTCAGAACAACTGTATAAGGTGTATAAGAAATTAGGAGATGAGAAGAAAGCATTAAAGTTTTATGAGGAGTTTGTGGCTTTGAGAGATACTTTGTTTAATCAGGATAAACAAAGAGATGTAGGGAAGCAAGAAGCTAAGTTTGAATATGAAAAACAAAAAGCGCAAGAAGAGGCTCAAAGAGCTAAACAAAAAGCAATAGAAGATGCTAGGGCTGAACAAGAAAGAGCAGTAGCAAAAGAAAAGGAAAAAAATCAACAAATTATCACTTATTCAATTGCTTTAGGGTTAATTTTGATTAGTATTTTCTCTGCTTTAATCTATAGAAGATTGAAGATTGCTAGAGCACAACAAATAGTTATTGAAAAGCAGAAAAAAACGATTGAGAAAAATAGAAATGAAATGTTGGAGAGTATAGAGTATTCAAAGAATATCCAACAAAGAATATTTCCAACAATAGAGGAGATTCAAGCCTTATTACCTAATTCGTTTGTCTATTTTAGACCTAAAGATGTTGTCAGTGGTGATTTTTATTGGGCACACCAAAAAGGTGATAAAACATTCTTTTCAGTTGCTGATTGTACAGGACATGGTGTTCCTGGAGCGTTTATGACGTTAATTAGTCTGAATTTAATTAATGCTATTATTTTAGAAGATGGAGTAGACTCAACAGCAACGATTTTAGAACGTCTACATATTAGGTTAAAGGAGCGTTTGTCTGTGAGTGAAGAAGATCAAGTAAAACATGGGCTAGATATTGCAATGTGTGCATATAATCATAAAACGAAAGAATTAGAGTATTCTGGTTTACATAATCCATTGTATATTATTAATTCAGATAATGAATTGAGAGAAATCAAAGGTGATAATTTGTTCTTAGGGATATCGAATAACTTTCAAGTAACAAGTCATAAAATAGAAATTCAATCTGGTGATTCTGTTTATATGAGTACCGATGGGTTTCCTGATCAAAAAGGGGGAGAAAAGGGGAAGAAATATTATTATTCAAGATTAAGAAACTCATTAAGAGTTGTAGATGCAATGCCTGTAGATAATAGAAGAGGGGTCTTGAATCAAAAGTTTGAGGACTGGAAAGGAGACAAAGAACAAATTGACGATGTGTGTATAATGGGAATTAGTTTTGAATAA
- the plsY gene encoding glycerol-3-phosphate 1-O-acyltransferase PlsY, which translates to MSEVFTGYNIMAIIIAYLVGSVPSSIWVGKWFFGVDVRDFGSKNAGATNTFRTIGKRAGFPVLFFDIIKGWASVYLLSKYSDFEIGSNAYINLQMSIGAAAVLGHVFPIYERFKGGKGVATLLGIVLAINFPAAAVCFGIFLMVYLISQYVSLGAIIAATAFPLVTIFVFKTDSNSLIYFSIALAVLVVVRHRKNIERLLKHEEGKMPFNLKKK; encoded by the coding sequence ATGAGCGAAGTTTTTACTGGGTATAACATAATGGCTATTATTATAGCTTATTTAGTAGGATCCGTACCATCTTCAATTTGGGTAGGAAAGTGGTTTTTCGGTGTTGATGTAAGAGATTTTGGGAGTAAAAATGCTGGGGCTACAAATACTTTTAGAACAATAGGAAAGCGAGCAGGTTTTCCTGTTTTATTTTTTGATATAATAAAAGGGTGGGCTTCTGTATATTTATTATCCAAATATTCTGACTTTGAAATAGGAAGCAATGCTTATATAAACTTGCAAATGTCTATTGGAGCTGCAGCAGTATTAGGACATGTGTTTCCAATCTACGAACGTTTTAAAGGAGGTAAAGGAGTGGCGACTTTGTTAGGGATTGTTTTAGCGATTAACTTTCCAGCAGCAGCAGTTTGTTTTGGTATATTTTTGATGGTATACCTCATTAGCCAATATGTTTCGCTAGGAGCAATTATTGCTGCAACAGCTTTTCCATTGGTGACTATCTTTGTTTTTAAAACAGATTCCAACTCTTTAATTTATTTTTCTATCGCATTAGCAGTTTTAGTGGTCGTTAGACATCGAAAAAATATAGAACGCTTATTAAAGCATGAAGAAGGTAAAATGCCTTTTAATTTAAAGAAAAAGTGA
- a CDS encoding SpoIIE family protein phosphatase produces the protein MKVLFPNFLLFALCLFTTFTFRGQHHELDSINRELKNTMEDTVRYQLLYKKNVFYRNINNYDSAIDVSNKIIQLSEQIGDRGLFARAYRIKAQNYNANKEYDKAVKTLKESIRLLNESDTLEMAKAYDLLGRTIYISGDVAGSITSFFESSKYYEKLGTPLSSYRALGIIYGQLNDLQKAFDYNQKVIQIALETEDYPSLARAYLSQGYQYKEMNKNALSIKASLKAVNIYVDTLNKPTASRLSLIYGNIAEVYLYYHEHNKDSVQIINPNFLGIKKLDQAILDTAEYYIKKSIEITELGNDQHHIYNANVRYGDFLFYQKKYNKALKYYLASYKICQGNSTMLGNEVGVTSKLYQVYKVLGKNGRALKFYEQNVMLQDSLFNQDKQRELGKQEAKFEFEKQQAIEEEERAKQKALADAKAEKEKAVADEKARNQLIIIYSIGFGMLLISVFSVLIYKRLRIAKKQQRVISGQKKIIEKNRNEMLESIEYSKNIQQRIFPTIHEINNLLPESFIYFKSKDVVSGDFYWAHRKGDKTFFSVADCTGHGVPGAFMTLISLNIINSIILEKEVESTATVLEYLHERLKDKMSEKKGGQIKHGLDIAMCAYNHVTHELEYSGLHNPLYIIDPDNELTAIKGDNLFLGISENFNVSSHKKIIQPGTSVYMSTDGFPDQKGGEKGKKYYYSRLRNLLRIINSKPIEERSKILNQKFEEWKGDKEQIDDVCIMGVTF, from the coding sequence ATGAAAGTGTTGTTTCCTAATTTTTTACTGTTTGCTTTATGTCTTTTTACCACCTTTACTTTTAGAGGGCAGCACCATGAATTGGACTCTATTAATAGGGAGTTAAAGAATACAATGGAGGATACAGTACGTTATCAATTATTGTATAAAAAGAATGTGTTTTATCGGAACATCAATAACTATGATAGTGCCATTGATGTTAGTAATAAAATTATTCAATTATCAGAACAAATTGGAGATCGAGGATTGTTTGCTAGAGCATATCGAATTAAGGCCCAAAATTATAATGCTAATAAAGAATATGATAAAGCAGTTAAGACACTAAAAGAAAGCATTCGTTTACTTAATGAAAGTGATACACTAGAAATGGCAAAAGCCTATGATTTGTTAGGTAGAACAATATACATCAGTGGGGATGTCGCAGGATCGATAACTTCTTTTTTTGAGAGTTCAAAGTATTATGAAAAATTAGGTACTCCTTTAAGTTCCTATAGAGCACTTGGAATCATTTATGGGCAACTCAATGATTTACAAAAGGCATTTGATTATAATCAAAAAGTAATCCAGATAGCTTTAGAAACTGAAGATTATCCTTCTTTAGCCAGAGCCTACTTAAGTCAAGGGTATCAGTACAAAGAAATGAATAAAAACGCCTTGTCGATTAAAGCTTCTTTAAAAGCAGTAAATATATACGTGGATACACTTAATAAACCTACAGCTTCTAGATTGAGTTTAATATATGGTAATATAGCTGAAGTGTATTTGTATTATCATGAGCACAATAAGGACAGTGTGCAAATTATTAATCCTAATTTCTTAGGAATAAAAAAACTGGATCAAGCCATACTAGACACTGCTGAGTATTATATAAAAAAATCGATTGAAATTACAGAGTTAGGAAATGACCAACATCATATTTATAATGCAAATGTGCGATATGGAGACTTTCTATTTTATCAAAAAAAATATAATAAAGCGCTCAAATATTATTTAGCGAGTTATAAAATATGTCAGGGTAACTCTACAATGTTAGGTAATGAAGTAGGGGTGACCTCAAAATTATATCAAGTCTATAAAGTATTAGGGAAGAATGGAAGAGCCCTCAAATTTTATGAGCAGAATGTAATGCTACAGGATAGTTTATTTAATCAGGATAAACAACGAGAGTTGGGGAAACAAGAAGCTAAGTTTGAATTTGAGAAGCAACAAGCGATTGAAGAAGAGGAACGAGCCAAACAAAAGGCATTGGCTGATGCAAAAGCAGAAAAAGAAAAAGCAGTAGCAGATGAAAAAGCAAGGAATCAGCTAATTATTATTTATTCAATTGGCTTTGGAATGTTGTTGATTAGTGTTTTTTCTGTATTGATTTATAAACGCCTAAGAATAGCCAAAAAGCAACAAAGGGTTATTAGTGGTCAAAAGAAAATTATTGAGAAAAACAGAAATGAAATGTTGGAGAGTATTGAATATTCAAAAAATATTCAACAAAGAATTTTCCCAACGATTCATGAGATTAATAATTTATTGCCAGAATCTTTTATTTATTTTAAATCTAAAGATGTTGTAAGTGGTGATTTCTATTGGGCTCACAGGAAAGGAGATAAAACTTTTTTCTCTGTAGCAGATTGTACAGGACATGGAGTTCCTGGGGCTTTTATGACACTCATTAGTTTAAATATTATCAATTCAATTATTTTGGAAAAAGAGGTTGAATCTACAGCAACAGTATTGGAATATTTGCATGAACGGCTAAAAGATAAAATGTCTGAGAAAAAAGGAGGGCAGATTAAACATGGCTTAGATATCGCAATGTGCGCATACAATCATGTAACTCATGAATTAGAATATTCAGGATTACATAACCCTCTTTATATTATTGATCCCGATAATGAGTTAACGGCTATAAAAGGAGATAATCTATTTTTAGGTATTTCAGAAAACTTTAATGTTTCAAGCCATAAAAAAATAATTCAACCTGGAACTTCTGTATACATGAGTACCGATGGATTCCCAGATCAAAAAGGAGGAGAGAAGGGAAAGAAGTACTATTATTCAAGGCTGAGAAACCTATTGAGAATAATAAATTCAAAACCTATTGAAGAACGAAGCAAGATCCTAAATCAAAAATTTGAAGAGTGGAAAGGTGATAAAGAGCAGATTGATGATGTGTGTATAATGGGAGTAACTTTCTAG